The Carassius carassius chromosome 9, fCarCar2.1, whole genome shotgun sequence genome includes a region encoding these proteins:
- the LOC132148763 gene encoding gastrula zinc finger protein XlCGF8.2DB-like, which translates to MAFIKVESEDLKIEEVFSVKQEESEEQTGLMTLKEESEALNETDEKYKLEKHHEFITEEKPFTCSQAEKTTSRNRAQKTRTCENKHLTCQQCEKSFNRKESLNKHMKSHNGEKPYTCQQCGNHFSLRGNLKIHMRVHTGESPFTCQQCGKSFTQNASLKRHMTIHTGEKPYTCQQCGSSFNLYGNLKTHMRIHTGEKPYTCQQCGDSFQLHGKLKIHMRTHTGENPFTCQQCGKSFTKKSTLITHMRLHTKEKPYTCQQCGYGFIQKTHLMRHMRRHTGEKPYTCEQCGKGFSQKATLNRHTIVHTGEKPYTCQQCGKGFAEKRSLMKHMRVHTGEKPYTCQQCGKGFADKATLISHENLHWTDRVSITFITFTFI; encoded by the coding sequence GTCTGATGACActgaaagaggagagtgaagcTCTGAATGAAACGGATGAGAAATATAAGCTTGAGAAACATCACGAGTTCATAACTGAAGAAAAACCATTTACTTGCTCACAGGCTGAAAAGACGACTTCAAGAAATAGAGCTCAAAAGACAAGAACCTGCGAAAATAAGCATTTGACCTGTCAACAGTGTGAGAAAAGTTTTAACCGAAAAGAAAGCCTAAACAAGCACATGAAATCTCACAATGGAGAGAAGCCCTAcacatgccaacagtgtggaaaccATTTCAGTCTACGTGGAAACCTTAAAatccacatgagagttcacactggagaaagcCCTTTCACctgtcaacagtgtggaaagagtttcactcaaAATGCAAGCCTTAAAAGGCACATGacaattcacactggagagaaaccttacacctgccaacagtgtggaagcAGTTTCAATCTATATGGAAACCTAAAAactcacatgagaattcacactggagagaaaccttacacctgccaacagtgtggagaCAGTTTCCAACTACATGGAAAGCTGAAAATTCACATGAGAACTCATACTGGAGAAAAccctttcacctgccaacagtgtggaaagagtttcactaaAAAATCAACCCTTATCACACACATGAGACTTCACACCAAagagaagccttacacatgccaacagtgtggaTATGGTTTTATTCAAAAAACACACCTTATGAGGCACATGAGACGTCATACCGGAGAGAAGCCTTATACCTGCGAACAGTGTGGAAAAGGTTTTTCTCAAAAAGCAACCCTTAACAGGCACACGATAGTTCATACCGGAGAGAAGCCTtatacctgccaacagtgtggaaaaggtTTTGCTGAAAAAAGATCCCTTATGaagcacatgagagttcacaccggagagaagccttatacctgccaacagtgtggaaaaggtTTTGCTGACAAAGCAACTCTTATCAGTCACGAGAATTTACACTGGACAGACAGAGTTTCAATTACCTTTATAACGTTTACGTTCATATGA